ATCAGTGCTGGTGCTGTTCACCAAGTATTTTCAGTTCTACCTCCAGGCCAAAGCAGGATTGCTCTTTCCTGCCCCCTTGTGGTTGAGTGGGGCCTGTGATTAGTTCTGGAGAATGAGTTGTGAACAGACAAGACAGGTGTCCCTGGAGATTGTAGCTATTAATTGCTTGTATAAGACCTTCagagctctttttattttttcctttggcaTGGTGATTGATGGCATTTGAGATGGTGGCTGCTCCATCAACCTGGGTCCCTGAATAACTAAAATGAGAAGAGCCCCCTTGTTAACCATGATGCACATGTAAcctgagtgagaaataaacctttAGTGTTTTAAGCCATTGAGATTAGGGCTCATTGAGTTGAGAGATAGAGATTAGGGATTTAAGCCAATGAGATTGCTTTTTATCACAGCATAATTTAGTTTACCCTGGCTAATCAGTGCCATATAGCAACCAATTCTATAGGCTAGCTGATAACAACCTGAATGATAATTATTATTGTTCTTCTGTTATTATCCTTATTACTTATTGATGATTATAAGCACCAGTTATGGAGTGCCTCTTATGTGTACCAGGCATGTACTAGCCAGTCCAGGCATTGTCTCTGCTGCAATTACTGCCCACAACAAACTTGGGAGGCAGATACACTTATCACATGACCAGGATGAGAAAACCAAAGCTTAGGAACTGGCACAaatatttcatttgctatatgagAGTTATTGATGATGCTTTTCATTCAGTCATCCTCTGTCCCTTACATAAAGCCCCATGGGATAAATTTTCTTTAACAATAATTGCAAGAAACCTGTTGGAAAGCAATTTTACAACATGTATCAAGCACGATTAGAAAGTTCATACTCTTTGTTCCAGTCACTACTATTCTCTAGCCCAGGATTTTTGTGGTGCAGTTAGATTGCTTGAACAGTaataaatgactaaataaataaataggatatataatatagtatacactaaggaaaataaattaatgaagtttGAGTTGTTTAGAGTTACTAGCATGTTTCTTTCAGCCAGATGTTAAGAATGTTCCGGGTCCAGTTGCCCCTTTTGCCCTGAGGCCATGGTGGTGGTAAACGCTTAATCGAATGAGCAATCACTCTGAAGTATCAGCCCAGCGAGGACCTTATTGTGTTGGGGTTTGCTTCCTCCTCCTTACGAGGGGTTAATTTCCTGTCAGTTGTAAAAAGCTGTATGAATTTCCTACCTTTAGTAGTAATCCTGCAAACCCTTCTCGGAGACTGGCAGGAGACAAACACATTTTGAAGTATGTTTAGATCCACCTTATATTTGTTTCGTGGTGCCCAGGGGCTAAGCCTGGGGGTTTGGAGCGCTCCTGGCAGATGAGCTAGAGCAGTCTTAGGTGAGTGTGTGGCTCCCCCGCGTGGTGCCTGGCAGACCACCACCCAGGGTTCTCACAGTGGGCGGTGTCTCCAACTCTCCTGCAGCCTTTTGTTGCCCGCTCCTTGAAATCCCTTTCTTGCAGGCTCACTCCTCAGGAGCAGTGGCGCTTCCTCTTAGTCTGTCTTCCTAGGCGCGCCGTCAGCACGCTGGGTGCAAGGTTATCCCCCTCAACCCCCGACACCTCGCCGCGCTTACAGCTTCGCCCAACACAAAATGTCCTAAAGTTATTTTATTGCTGTATACAGAAGTCAGTGAATGCCCCCAGGACGCCCCTCCTGCTGCCTAGCAGGGGCTGCGAGGTCGGCTAGGGGCACGCGAACCGCTGCAGGTCCGAGGGTTGTAGCGGCGCTCCGCCACCAGGGGCGCCACCACCCCCTCTCCCCGACGCCCGGCCAGCCGGGATCCTTGGCCCGCAGCGCCCGGCTGGGAAGACAGGTCAGGAGGGGCCGCTCTACGTCTGACGGAAGGGGAGGCTCGcgggaaagaggcagagaaagaccCCTGCCACGACTCTTAGGCTTTGTCCCTCCCGCGCTCCCTGGAGGGGGTGCGGTGGGCCCCCCTATTCCGAGTAGCAGTAGGTCCCGTAGGCCGCCTGCTGGGGTCTAGGGAAGCCGAAGCTGCGCACTCCGGGATCCGGAAGGCCCCCGCAGCGCGGCCGCGGTGTGGTGATGGGGAAGCGCACACTGCCATCCGCCAGCCAGCCTCCATCGCATTGGTCCAACCCCGAGAACTTCCAGGCGGCGTAGAGGTGCCCGACCTTGGCCACCGTGGCCCCGCGCCGCCGGCACGCCGCATGGGCTTCAGACAGAGTCAGCCGTCCAGGCACGAAGAACacttggcctggggacaggagAGGGTCACTGACGGACCGAGAGCAGGGCCAGCTGGGGGTGCGACGGGATTCAGACCCCCAGGGAGCAGGGTCGGGGGGCAGGTGTGGAGGAATGGGTCCGAATTTGGGTAGGAGGAGCCGGGGTAGGAGGAGCGGGAGTAGGGAGGCTGCGGGTGCAGGTGGGGTTGCGGGAGGAGGGCTGGAGACTGGGTGGGCAGAGCGATGGAGGGGGGAGGTCTTGAAGAGACTACGTAGCGGGCTGGGATCTCAAGCCACCGGCCTTCTACTTTCCCCGCCCCATTCTTCAAAGCCCTCCCCATTTTTCAGGCGGGGTCCTGGACCgctcgccccgccccgcctcaTTGACAGGCCGGGACCTCCTCTGTCTAGAGTCAGGTCCCGCCCCCTCCGGTGCCCTAGGTGGCGGGCCCCTCCCCTCACCTGCCAGTGCTGAAGTAAAGCAGAAAGCATCGTAGCGGTCGCGCTTCAGGTCGCGGGGCCCGTAGCTGCGGATCCCCGGCCGACCTCTCCCACCGCAAGGAGCGCGCGCAGTGAGCACAGGGTAGCGCACAGAGCCCTCGAGCAGCCAGCCCGCGTTACACCAGTCCAGACCCTCGGTCCACGCTGGCAGGAGATGGTTGGGGGATTAGAGGCTTCACAGGAGGGAGTCCGACCAGGAGTTTGCCTCCAAGGAGCTCCATGTGACAGCCCGGAGGGCGCCTGGGCGGTGCCCGGGCTCTGCGGCTCACCCTGGTACAGCTGAGCGTAGGTGGCCAGGCGTCCGTCCTGCTGCTCGCACGCCTGCTTCGCCTCGTAGTAATTGAACTGGTACCGGCCCCGGCTGGGCTGGTACGGAAACACCACACCTGGGGAGTGGCGGACAGCCTGGGGAGGGCCGGCAGAAGGACAGGGGGAAGGAAGGGTGGCACAGCCCAGAAGAGATGACTGGAGGTACCCCGGGAGCGGGCGGGGGAGATGCTGGGGAGGAACCCTGGGAGACCCGAAATGAAACGGCCGAAACCCCGCAGGAGAGAAGCGGGCTCGGCAACCAAGGGGTCTCACCCTCCAGGCGCAATGTCAGCGCTACGCTCTCGTCCTCGATGCCATTGATGAGCTCACAGCGGTACCGGCCCTCGTCCTCCAGGCGCACGCCCGCAATAACCAAGGAGGCGTCTAGCCGATGCCCCTTCCGCATCCTGGCACGCTCCCCCAGGGGCCCGTAGCCCCGGGCGTGCAGTCCGTTGGTGATGAGGATCGGCGTTTCCCGGAGCTCCCCTGGCTCCACTTTGCTCCAGCGTACCTTGTAGCTGGGAGGCGGGGCGCCCAGGACGCAGGGCAGCGTGGTCGTGGCCCCACGACGAGAGTGAATGACCTCGTGGATGGGGGGCAGGAGGTagtgggggccagggtggggtgCTGAGCAGAGGGGGCCACAGTGGCAGGAACCCCCTGACCCCCACTGCCCCAAGTGCCTATCCAGACCTCTGCTCCCCAGACTCCCCCAACcctctcctccactgcccactcAGCAATGACTCTCAGTCCCTGAGTACCTCCAACAGCTGCCCTTTCCACTTTCCCCACCACTGTTCCCCAGATTCTGGGCCAAACTAAGGTCTTACCTGGGTCCCCCAGGGCTTTGTGGAAAGTGGTGAAGGCCCAAGGGAGAAGGAAGCagcagagtgtggggagactAAGGTGGCCTTGCATGATGGGGAGTCAGACCAGCGCAGTCTGCAGGGCACAAAGGGTGGGCATCCCTTAGGACTAAGagtggagggtggggcagggtaAGAGATGAACTCCCATCAGGGATTCCTCAGAGGGGACTGCCCAGCTGGAAGCCATGGGGGCAGAAGTTGGTGGTAAAAGGAAAGAGATGGGGGGAGGGATTAGTAACAAATTTCACTCCACCCAGGCCTCCTGTACCCATCTCCCTCTCTCACATTCCTTCAGTCTGCAGGTCCTGATTTAGCACCTCCTCTACCTATCTGCTTCCCACGTCTTGCCTTCCAGATTGCCAGCTCTGGTCTCCATCCTCTCCCAACACCCATTCCATCTGAAGCCAGCGTAAATGTGGTCTTGTCACTCTCCTGCTTAAAACAGTGTCTCCCTGTCGCCCTGGAGATCAAATCCAGTCTCCTAACCTGGCTTCCAAGGCTCTCTGTTATCCAGCCTCTCCCTGCACCTCCAGCatcgccccctcctccctgcccctcaccagCTGTGCCCTCTGCACTGTGCTCCAGACATGTTCTGGCTCCAACACAGTCCAAGTTCACTCTCTCACCTTCTTTCAGGCAATCAGTTTGAgcctcacctcctctgggaaaaCTTTTCTTGCCCCTCAGTTCAACATGCTGTAGTGCACTGTGAGCTACTCCTCTGGTTCCCCTACTTCACTGGACTGAGGACTTTTTTCTCTTAGAAGTACTTCTGTCAGCAGCTAAATTACAGTGTGAATTTGAAAGTAATACATATGCATGTGTAGACTATATCCATGAGATTTCCAGTAATTACAAAGTTacaaattatagaattataaagttataaaaatgacTTCAAACACGATAATCTATTTCAGAAATTGATTCCCTCCCCCattctttattgtatctattCTTTATCACCTTGGCCATTTTGTTTAAATTGGATTGAGGACTCCTTAACCTAGCTTTACTCATTTTGAAAATCTGATTCCTCCACTTCCTCGTTACATGACTTTgaacaagttgcttaacctctctctgcctttaatgtcttcatcagtaaaatgtgGCCAATAATAGCACACCTACCTACCTCACTGAGTAGTGGTGAGAATtagatgaaataatatatgtaaaatgctgAAATAGGGCCTGATATTTAGTAAGTGTTGTGTATATGTTGTTATCTGCATCTCCCAGAATagtttctggcacacagcaggtgctaaataaatgtgtgtgttagTGAATGAGCTCACATTAAGGACTTCTGGGAAGAAGAGCAGGaaacaggaggaggaaggaaatactGAAGAGGAGTCAGAAAGCTATTTGCTGAGCTCCATCTTCCTGCAGATGGACAGAGCCGAGCGTGCAGCAGGGGACAGAGAGGTTAGGCGCAGAAAGAACTGCCTGATTGTTATAAAGGAAAGCCTTTGGGACAGAGACATGAGTGAGAGAACCACGTCTGCACAGGAGTACCTGGTAAGCACAGTGACAGCGGGAGCTCAGATTGATTGAGGGACCAATAGTAACAATAGCCACCACTCACACGTCTAGCgcgcctgaaactgctctaagcactttacatgtccACTTTAGTATTTATTCCCCTTAGCAATCCTATGAGGTAGGAATGATGATGAATCTCATTTTATAGACGCTTAAAGGTGCACACATTTCAGGAAACTTGAGTGAGGTTATGCAGTTAGTAAAAGGAGGGTTTTGGTGGGACTTGAATCGATTTGACATGAGGCTCAAGCTCTTCATCACTGATCTATATTTCTGTATCTCAAAGCAGGTGCACATATATCTTCTTCATACCCCTTACAGAGCATGAGAGAGCAGCCCAGGGCTCCAGTGCCTACCTACCACCACCAACTTATGATGttttatttaatatacatattcataatttttatgggactattttaggtataatataaaattatttcactGCTAATTACTTTATGAGGATTCTGATCAATAATATGCTGCAAGATATTTTGACACTGACCTGTTAGACGCGAGTCTCTTCAGAGTTGGAGGGAGCAGTGATTGGCAGCGTTTTGTCCTGCTGGAGGAAGAGGTTCCAGATGAAGGAGTTGCCTGGTCCCCTGGGAGGTCCAAGTGTCTCAGAGCCCCAGGACTTGGGGCCCCTGGTCAGTGTAGTCTCTCCTTTTGCATCTTTGAGGAAAGGCTTCTGCCCTGAGTTCAAAGAAGCCAAAGTGCCAAGAACTGCCCCACCCATCACTCCACTAAGCCAGGCTAAGTGACCGGAGTCCAGCTTTGTGACTGGGCACTCTATCTGTGGCACTCACTGTCCTGGGCCCAGGGGAAGACAGGGCTTTGGAAGAGGCATGGGGATCCATGAAGACGGATGGAGTAAAGGAGGCAACACAGGAATGATTACTTGGAATATTTCAGAGAATGGAGTGCCTTGTATCTTCTAGATGCTCTTGGACCAGAGAAGGGGTGGACTGACTGGTGGGTATGAGGATGTTGGACCTATAGGTATGGGGATGAACAACAAATGAGGCTCAAAGATCCCTATGTCAAACTCCAGCTGCCTCCATTTTTCCCTACAGGCCTCCTCTACGCAGCACCACCCACCCCAACATAGTCCTCACCTCTGCCCTCCAGTGCCTGGGTGCGCATTGCCTGTGGGAGGGGACTCTCAAGGTGAGAATCAGACTTTCAGGACCTCCAGCTGCTTTAAGAAACCTGATCCCTTCTGTCCAGCCTCCCTGTCTGTCGTCTGTCTgtcctttccttctctgtccccaccccatCGGAAGCACAATTTCCCATTGTCTCCCTCTTTTCCCCTATTGTTGAATAACAGGGGCCCTTTCTTTATCCTGTGGGTAATGGCAACGAAATGTCAACAGCTGGGGATGTGGGATGCAGGACCGGCTGGCACACACCACCGGAAAAAGGGCCTGGGTGAGGGCGGGCTCAGAACAGGAACTGACATccccaaggaaaagaaaatggggaaatggagagagaAGGTTGGTGAGAAAGTTGAAATAGGGTCCCTCTCAATATTTAAGCTTCAGGCTCTAAAGAGATTTTTGTATAAGGCCAGGGGATGGTTGGGCTCCATGGAGGTCAGAATGAGAGGTTAGAATTGCAATAGGAGAGGTGCAAAGTAGACAGCAAGGAGAATTTTTTGTGTCTCTGGGAAGGACATAGGAATTTCTGAGGATGGAAGGACTTTCGAAAGCTCTCCGAGAGAGGTCATCTTGTTTGTTCCCTAgttccccacctcctccagcagATGGATAATCTTAAAGTTCTCaagagaagggagatgcttaCCATCCCCAGCCGGAAATTCACTTCTCTAAAGTCCATTTTATTAGGACATTCTTTTTGAAGTCTAAACTGCTGGAGtttaagcttattttttaaacctttctattgaggtataatttacatacaacaaAGGGCAGGTCTTAAGTATACAGCTTAATAAATTTTGATATGTGTACACACCATGTAACTACCATAGATCAAGATATACAACATTTCCTACAGCCAGAATaagcctctttcttttttgtatgcCTTCCATGCAGAAGGAGGACCCCCTCCGTAAATAGCCAGTTAGAAACGTTTCAAGCTTCAGAGGACCTCTTAGCCTCTTTTCTCTTGGCTGATCAACCCACCATCAGTAGCTTCAAGTCACTAAATCATACACTTTCAGAACTGGAGGAGACCTCAGGACACTTAGCCTCCTCATTTACCAGACAAAGAGCAGAAGGGAGGGAAATcaacttgcccaagaccacacagaaTGCAGTTATCGAATGTTTTGCTAGAATGTTCTGCTTTGCCCACTAATCCCTCTTCCAGTCCTCTCCTGGCTCTCTGAGTCAGCAGAGCCCAGGGTCTTTACTGGGGCCTTGTTTGATAGCAGGGAGCCCACCCCGATCATGCCCTTCAGGCATTGGATTGACTGTCTTTTTCATTCCGCTCCGTCCCTTCCTAagcccttccctcttcctcccagagTGAGGGACAAACGAGAACAGACAAATAGCTGCCTGTCTCCTCTGCTAGGACACCCTGATCCCGAGCATCTGATTGGCTTCTGCCCAACGCAAACAAACAACCTCCCGCAGAGACCCAGCATATAAAGGCTCCAGGATGACAGTAGTGCCCCCGTTCCCAGGCTCACCCTTCGCGGCTCCTTTCTTTAAACTGTGGTTTGGAAGTCTCTGATATGTAAATCCGTAAAAGATTGAGTTTGGCAGGGAGGAAGGCCTGGAACTATTTGATAGAACCCTttgaggatggaatgagaaaggaaCAGAGCAGGAATAAATACAGTGTGAATAATCCAACTGTGTTTAGTTTGCTCCAGGTCACGTTCATTCTCAGTTCTCCCCAGGAGACACTGCGAGGTAGGAATGGGGTAAGACGGCTCAGGCTTGAGTTGGGGTCTTTTCACCGAACTGTATCTTCTGAGGAGAGGcctttgccactcctgctgccGACTGaccagggagagggaggtggaaCCATCTTGGACAAGCATGAGGTCCTGCCACCTCTTTCCCTGACACCCCAGACTCAGCTTCCACCCTCCAGGCACATTTAGCTGACCAATTTTCTGGCCCCTTGGTGATGGCAAGCGTGGTCCCAGTTTACTACTGGGATTGTTGCATGAAGGACTGGAGGAGTTGGCAAAGCAGGGCGAGGCTAGGTGTGCCTGGCGGGGCTTCCCTCTCCTTCCAATGAAATTCACGTGCACTCACAGCTGCCTCCCTGCAGCCGAGTCTTCTGTAGATGCTGCAGGGCAGCCTCACACTCCTTCGCTTCTGGTTCTcacttttctcctcctccctgggaGCCCCCAGGCCGCTCTCttttctctggccctggctcagACCTCTTGTGGGGCTGGATCCTGGCTGCACCGTAGGATGATGTGGGAGGTGAGCCTGGGGATATCAGCCTTGTGGAAAGGCATATTTTCCACTCAGGACACCCAAACAGCTTTTGTACTGGGTAGAGTcaagagtgggaaagaagaagatGGGGTCATGCCCTTGGGTGGAGGGGGCATGAGGACACGGAGGCTACAGGGAGGAACACGGGACCACTTATCAGATATTGACTTCATATGAGGCTCTATACCAACCTCCTGGAACTTCAGACTTTCTAATTATCAAATGGGAACCACACCTACCCAATGGGATGGGCTGGTGTGAGGGTGATGGAGCAGACCTCTACCAAGTGAAAAGCACGCTGTGAATGAGGTTCATTGTTATAATGGTTCGTTCAACTGGGAAAAAGGTTAAAGAAGGAGAGAACAAGGTGGGAAAGAGCTGAGCCTCATTAGACCCATTCCTCCTCACACTAGCCACATTCTCTAAGAAAAGACGGGGCCCCTCATGGGGCTGGGGTTTCTCTCTAAACAGTGAGGGTGTCCCTCTCTATATTTTCATCTCAATCGCTCTATTTCCATCTCTGTGAAGAATGGGAGGATGCCACCACCACGCCTCAGATGCCATGTGGAGCCCTGACTGTGCCGGATCTCGGGCTGCCCTGCCTAGCTCGGAAGTCCTGGACAGAACTCAGTTCCCTGGGGGTCACACCAGCCCCTTGATGTGGGGCTTTTGAGAGGTGGGCCTTACTGATCAGAACCTAGAAACTAGAGGAGAAGTTGTCCAGAGGGAGGAGCTGGCTGGCTCCATGGGCAGCTTCTTTCTGGCTCTGAAAGGTCCTGAAGGAGTGGGAGGGGGGTGTCTTGTCCTCATCTTAACCTGGCAGATATTCAGGTTTGTCAACCGTCTCTGTCCTGAGGGATAACACCTGTTCTATGTCCAAGGTAGATGGGGGCGAAGTAAAATGGTAGAAAGCGCagagaacagaaaacaacaaCCGTCTAGAAGCTATTTTCATGGTTACTAAGATTTAACAATTATATTTGACATATTACCTGATCGTGTTACCTATCAATTCTGTTTGTCACGTCAGTTCATGACTATTTTCAAGGAGAccatttaaattgtatttttgttcAGCCGCTTCTGCAAATACCTtaaaatcctgagttctcatttTATCAGCCCTTCTCATTCTCCCAGGTCTCAAGATCTGCTCTCTCAAATCCCTGCTTCTGTTCTCCTTCTAGCCAATTTGTGTTGCATCTGACTTTACTTCACACAGACTCTCACTCCTAGTCTCACACTGGTCAGACTTAAGCCCAGAAGTAAGAAGATTTGCAAGTAGTAATCAACCATTCTCAGACCAGAATGTGAGTAACTGGAAAAACTGAGCCCCAACTTATAGTTCTACATTCTTTCACATGGGAGACGTGAATACTCTCACAGTATTATCATTCCCATCTTATGGGCAAGGAAACCAATGTCTAGAGAAAGTTAGTAAATTGCTAGTAAGTAACCCAGGTGGCTCATCTCCAAAGGTAGATGAATTCCACCCTTCTGTGAAAGAACAATTCCTCCAAACttagaaaaggcaaaatgaaGATGGCTTGggttttgttcttgttgttggtaTCACTGTAGAGCATTGTCTGCAAGCTTGCGTGACACTCAGTTGACTCTCCTGGAGAATTTAACTCTATTGCTCCAGAATGTCTGATAAATAATCAACAATGACACAGGTGGAACATTTATAGTCCTGTATGGTTAGTGGTTAACTTGCAGAGGTTGATAAAATGATAGGGTTTATTGCCCAACAGCGAAGTCAACCACAAAGGTGTTCTGGTTTTATTGTCCTAGAAAGTTGACCAATCTACATCTAAATTAGCAATCTTATTTCGGCAGTCCTTTTTTTATTGACTGTATAAATCCCTGTTTCTCAAATGCTCTTCAAAGCAGTTCTGTTGTCTTCTTCCTAGTTCCCTCATTAATGAGTTAAAGAAATCTTTGACATGAGTAACAAATAACTTTGACAATTGTGTCTTTTCACTCCTCAACTTCCCTATATTGAAGTCAACACACTAGTGCTTTCTGTTTCCATCAAATAGCAGATCCACTGGTAGAACTAGCACGTGAGTTCCCTGCGAGACTGAACTCGCTTGAGGGGAGGACACCTGGAATCTCCAGCCTGCAGAGGACCAGCAAGGGCACTGGAGGAAGTGGCCATTCTCAGCAAGAGTCCACAGTGCCGTCTAGTAGTTACGGCTAGGCTGGCTGCTGCTCCGGTGGGCCACCACTGTTAGAGCAACTCAGTTCCATTAGCAACATCACAGACTATAGTGTGTCCCTtgtgcttcctccaggaagcctcccaaGAAACAGCTGAACAGTTTTCTCACCTGGCATATACTAGgccattcagaaaatatttactgaatgaacaaataaaactgAGGGTTTTTTCcaggaatctcactcctgggcttgtatccagaaggaaatctacttcaggatggcacctgcactccaatgttcatagcagcactatttacaatagccaaaacatggaaacagcctaaatatccatcaataggtgactggataaagaagatgtggtatatttatacaatggaatactactcagccataaaaactgacaacataacgccatttgcagcaacatggatgctcctagagaatgtcattctaagtgaagtaagccagaaagagaaagaaaaataccatatgagctcgctcatatgtggaatctaaagactcatggacagagaatacagacttgtggttaccagggggtagagggtgggaagggatagactgggatttcaaaattgtagaatagataaacaagattacactgtatatatagcacagggaaatatacacaaaatgttatgataaatcacagagaaaaaaatgtgacaatgagtgtgtatatgtccatgaatgactgaaaaattgtgctgaacactggaatttgacacaacattgtaaaatgattataaatcaataaaaaatgttaaaaaaaactgagggtttttttccccccagtttctgTAAGCTTAACCAAAAGACAGGGCATAATGGTTAAGTTCCACAGGCTCTGGAATTTGAGTGTCTGGAGATAAACTTCAGACAACCTATTCACTAGATGAAATTAGGCAACTTACCTTCTCTTTCAGTGTTTTTGTCTGAAAATGAGGATAACAACATCAAtaattagaacagtgcctgactcaTAAAATGCACTCAGTACATCTTAGCCCCTTACTATTGGTGAGCCGAAGTGTCAAAGGGAGCAGAAGCAATCAAAACACAGATACTGACTGATTGATTCTAAGGGATCATCTGATTTTTAAGGAcataaaaaccacacacacatacaagtcAATGtcccatttattttcatttattataaaacataacaaaattaatacagggacataatgaaaaaattaaaccactaacaaagggataaaggaaaagtaaaatcCTGCCAGccccctttcct
The sequence above is a segment of the Vicugna pacos chromosome 21, VicPac4, whole genome shotgun sequence genome. Coding sequences within it:
- the HAPLN2 gene encoding hyaluronan and proteoglycan link protein 2 — encoded protein: MQGHLSLPTLCCFLLPWAFTTFHKALGDPAPHPGPHYLLPPIHEVIHSRRGATTTLPCVLGAPPPSYKVRWSKVEPGELRETPILITNGLHARGYGPLGERARMRKGHRLDASLVIAGVRLEDEGRYRCELINGIEDESVALTLRLEGVVFPYQPSRGRYQFNYYEAKQACEQQDGRLATYAQLYQAWTEGLDWCNAGWLLEGSVRYPVLTARAPCGGRGRPGIRSYGPRDLKRDRYDAFCFTSALAGQVFFVPGRLTLSEAHAACRRRGATVAKVGHLYAAWKFSGLDQCDGGWLADGSVRFPITTPRPRCGGLPDPGVRSFGFPRPQQAAYGTYCYSE